AGTAACTGAAAAGGAATGAATTTACACTTCATATCTGGTGAAAGACGTCAAAATTGGCTCCTGTTAGATCTTCTGAAAGCGACGTCGTTAATGGATAGCTACTGTAGTCTTCTACTGTATTAATATTCTGATCTTCCCATGGAGTACTCATCGTCTTCAATTCTTCCGTCttgattccgttcaccggaaattgaAAGATAGACTCTGCATCCCAAGAGAAATTAGCTGCCGCCgcattattattgttgttgatTTGATATCCTGTGTAATTGCTCATGTTTGAGCTATTACTAGAACTCATTCTGGAAGCTGAATTATTATCTGAAAAATCAGTTCCATGATCGAAACTTCTTAAACTTGGCATTGAAGTGAATGCTAAAAACTGATGATGATCGGAGCTTTGGTTTTCACCAAAAGCTGCAATTGAATTGTACGCACTGGATTGAAATTCGAAGTAGGACAAAGGATCATAGTTTTGTTTCGAAGTGTCCGTCAGTAATCCGTCGGTATAGTAGTCATTGTTAATCAGAAATGTTGGATCTTGTACTATATTTGTCAAGTTTGGTTTCTGATTCTTCCCCTCTTGCACTTGTGCTTCACTCATTGGCTTGTGAGTAGTTGGGTCTATCCCTTGTTTCATAAGCTTCTTCTTCAAACATGAATTCCAAAAGTTCTTTATTTCATTATCTGTTCTTCCTGGTAATTGTGCTGCAATTTGAGCCCACCTGCAATTCACAAATTCAGATAATTCATACAATAAttgcttaattaattaatcccATTAATTGTGTTTTTTAGACATCTACCTGTTTCCCAGAACCTCATGAAGACTGAGAATAAGATCTTCCTCTTGCTGAGAAAACATTCCTCTCTTAAGATCAGgtctcaagtaattaatccaacgAAGTCTGCAGCTTTTTCCACACCTTTGAAGACCTACAGGAACACAAGAATTTCCCCCAAATTAAGAAGCATTACGCAAATCAAATAATTTCCGGGAAGACTGATGAAAGAATGATAAGATTACCGGCTAGTTTAGGGACAGAACTCCAGCAACCGACACCGAAAGTAGTAATATAATTGAAGAGTTTCTCATCTTCCTCAGGAGACCAtaaaccttttcttaacttttgcTTTAAGCAGCAAGAATGTCTTCCCATATCTATTTGGCTTAAAGAGGATGATATTATCAAGTGAAAACTTAGCTAGTAAGAAGGGAGGATAGAGAATGATatgaacatatatatatagagggaacGACAGTATATTatgtaaaataatattaaattagtgAGTAATTAAGAGGGGAAAAATTATGATGATTCAAAGTGAAGAGGACTAAATCATACTTAGGATTGAAGTTatggagagagagaggaaggtAAAGCAATCAAGTGGTTTTTACGCAAATCGGGAAGTGCTTTTGCATAGGAGTGGATTGGGTTTTAAGATATCGTTATCTGTAGAATTTGTAGAATGAGAACAAAGTATGTGAACGTGTATTCATTCATGGGTTAGAATAGAATACTTGTGTTGTGTTGTGCCTGCCTGCCTGCCTTGTAAGTCAAACCACATGCGTGCGGATTGATATTAACCTCTAATTATTAATTAACATGAGCTTCTACTTCTATTCTAATGGAAGGATGTCCCTCCTACTATGCTCTTTCCTTGtattgtctataagacaagcttttctATATTTTGTAACCTTAATTGGTTACTAAAAGGATGTATACTAATTCAATAGTAAAAAAACTATTCTTGTGACACTTTTAGATCCGGTTTAGATGGTGTCTAACTGGATCAACTTTGTTAGCACAAATATTCCGTTCATTCTTGTAGAAGTTCATTTCTTTCTTGTTAGGGTATCTTAGTCCTACGCTAATTAGGAATTTATAGTGAGTATGTACTCCTAAATGGATAGAATCCTTGCTGGATTCTTTCTAATATACAACAGAGTTAGTTTATTCCTCTTGAGGATATGACTTTTAACTTATATATAAGAGTTCTTACTTCCTAAAGAGGTACCTCTTACATATTACAATATATTAGGGAAAactacaaaactaggtcaaatgggaagctcatttacatatttaacacatttactcaacctactacatatttaAACTGATTTTGTgcgactttcccataatacccctaaccttcccacttcccaccaCATCGTGAACGGCCGCTCCCCCTATGTCATTGGTTACGCAaaaagttggctcctccattaatgatttcaagacttttgatcttcctttcttcctttaaattgcacgaaatctacaccatttcgccaaatcacaatgaatttctctatttcctctcttcatctcttgattctgcaacttcctaaccctagaaaacgaagtcatggttcttcatcttcatgttcgttacttggtttctttcttcttgttaccatgttagaaatggttattctacgttatttccttcatttttcccatgttatcatcttgttattgtcgcttttaagggtgaaaggggcgaaaaatgtaagtatatgttGTTTTTTCTACGTTTTTTCGTGAAtacacttcgtgaatcgatggttTCACAAAGATTtacgaagagaaagagcctggaaagtgacgatctacttcgtgaatcgatgatttcgcgaagatctgcgaagagaaagagtctgaaacgtgtggatctacttcgcgaatcgattagttcgtgaagtctgcgaatagatcggCACGTTTCAGACcttgatgcgtccccacctaaggttagagatgggaactcactaagggataagtgtaccccgtcgttatcaagtaataaatttctgggtttaagtccaggttatcgtccacaggatttatttctgcaagtatcgaattactaagtctcggatgttatctaggcttaaggggtttgagttggttttgtttaattaatctactcctaggttggtttgcactaatcctaactagattatctaattctgactaagttattctaaccctaactaaattactctacccctaattgatcttttaccaaagcaattaactgaatgaacatgaaggaatacgatgataacaatgatagagtgtttaagcaattgaattgaaactaagtcgcttatgtccaaggcgattaacccgacctatcctcctaaagttcctagttcgtgatttccttgtaaggccgaaactagctctaaggcttagtaatttgggcttaatcttctatagggtcgtcaatcctataggcactgactaggtcagattcagctcgcaatatgtgccaa
The DNA window shown above is from Euphorbia lathyris chromosome 1, ddEupLath1.1, whole genome shotgun sequence and carries:
- the LOC136233793 gene encoding transcription factor MYB61-like, producing MGRHSCCLKQKLRKGLWSPEEDEKLFNYITTFGVGCWSSVPKLAGLQRCGKSCRLRWINYLRPDLKRGMFSQQEEDLILSLHEVLGNRWAQIAAQLPGRTDNEIKNFWNSCLKKKLMKQGIDPTTHKPMSEAQVQEGKNQKPNLTNIVQDPTFLINNDYYTDGLLTDTSKQNYDPLSYFEFQSSAYNSIAAFGENQSSDHHQFLAFTSMPSLRSFDHGTDFSDNNSASRMSSSNSSNMSNYTGYQINNNNNAAAANFSWDAESIFQFPVNGIKTEELKTMSTPWEDQNINTVEDYSSYPLTTSLSEDLTGANFDVFHQI